One genomic segment of Pagrus major chromosome 13, Pma_NU_1.0 includes these proteins:
- the sdf2 gene encoding stromal cell-derived factor 2: MGGLNCAVLPHSLPALLLLLLSCVFGLSLGTELSFVTCGSVIKLLNIKHNVRLHSHDVRYGSGSGQQSVTGVSAVEDSNSYWSVRGTSDTLCHRGTPVKCGQTIRLTHVNTGRNLHSHYFASPLSSNQEVSAFGDEGEGDHLDEWTVQCGGSVWKREEAVRFRHKATDALLSVTGEQYGRPIHGQREVHAMSSPSQHSLWKTMEGIFMKPSEIPAGSRDYSHPHTEF; encoded by the exons ATGGGAGGCTTAAACTGTGCTGTTCTTCCACACTCTCTGCCAGcgcttttattattgttgttgtcctGCGTGTTCGGGCTGTCTCTCGGTACGGAGCTGAGTTTTGTGACATGCGGGTCTGTCATTAAATTGTTAAACATAAAGCACAATGTGAGACTACACTCGCACGACGTACGCTACGGCTCCG GTAGTGGGCAGCAGTCTGTAACAGGAGTGTCTGCAGTGGAAGACAGTAACAGCTACTGGAGCGTTCGAGGGACAAGTGACACATTGTGCCATCGAGGTACCCCGGTCAAGTGCGGGCAGACGATCCGCCTGACTCATGTCAACACAGGCCGTAACCTGCACAGCCACTACTTCGCCTCCCCGCTGTCCTCTAACCAG GAGGTGAGTGCATTTGGtgatgaaggagaaggggaCCACCTGGACGAGTGGACAGTTCAGTGTGGGGGATCTGTATGGAAGCGCGAGGAGGCCGTCCGCTTCCGCCACAAGGCCACTGACGCACTGCTGTCAGTGACGGGGGAGCAGTATGGACGGCCGATCCACGGTCAGAGGGAAGTTCACGCCATGTCGAGCCCCAGCCAGCACAGCCTTTGGAAGACCATGGAGGGCATCTTTATGAAGCCCAGTGAGATTCCAGCGGGCAGTCGAGACTACAGTCACCCACACACGGAGTTCTGA